A genomic window from Lotus japonicus ecotype B-129 chromosome 1, LjGifu_v1.2 includes:
- the LOC130732559 gene encoding WUSCHEL-related homeobox 11-like isoform X1 yields MEDHQGQKDPNTKNNNAPSPHHGCSSEKSEPVRSRWTPKPEQILILESIFNSGMVNPPKDETVRIRKLLEKFGTVGDANVFYWFQNRRSRSRRRQRQMQASLVEQRNNLQNNNMQQQLLEGAPAAASAIPCDQAQGHPNLAAAISMGFGSSSSPSYLAGSSSSCGVGQQGLDGYFSLSPQMGYPGIDQSFAASSLVYPPVAPNLNYQSGYEGSNVSGYITVFINGIATELQGGLIDMKTMFGEDVMLVHSSGVPVPTNEFGFLMQSLQHGESYILVPKAPQE; encoded by the exons ATGGAAGATCATCAGGGGCAGAAGGACCCCAACACCAAAAACAACAACGCTCCAAGCCCCCACCATGGCTGCAGCTCCGAGAAGAGTGAACCGGTTAGGTCAAGGTGGACTCCAAAGCCAGAACAAATCCTCATCCTTGAGTCCATCTTCAACAGCGGCATGGTGAACCCACCAAAAGATGAAACCGTCAGAATAAGGAAGCTCCTTGAGAAATTCGGCACCGTCGGTGACGCCAACGTGTTTTACTGGTTCCAGAACCGCCGCTCCCGATCTCGCCGCCGCCAGCGCCAGATGCAAGCCTCCCTTGTTGAGCAGAGAAACAACCTGCAGAACAACAACATGCAGCAGCAGCTTCTTGAAGGTGCACCAGCTGCAGCAAGTGCTATTCCTTGTGATCAAGCTCAGGGTCATCCCAACCTTGCTGCTGCAATTTCCATGGGTTTtggttcttcctcttctccatCTTATCTTGCTGGTTCCTCTTCATCTTGTGGTGTTGGCCAACAAGGCTTGGATGGTTACTTCTCACTTTCTCCTCAAATGGGTTACCCGGGAATTGATCAAAGTTTTGCTGCATCATCTCTTGTGTATCCTCCTGTTGCTCCTAACTTGAACTACCAATCTG GATATGAGGGTTCTAATGTTTCAGGATACATCACGGTGTTTATCAATGGGATTGCAACAGAGCTTCAAGGGGGGCTAATAGACATGAAAACTATGTTTGGGGAAGATGTGATGTTAGTTCATTCCTCTGGAGTTCCTGTTCCCACAAATGAATTTGGGTTCTTGATGCAAAGCTTGCAGCATGGTGAAAGCTACATTCTG GTCCCGAAGGCACCACAAGAATGA
- the LOC130732559 gene encoding WUSCHEL-related homeobox 11-like isoform X2, whose amino-acid sequence MEDHQGQKDPNTKNNNAPSPHHGCSSEKSEPVRSRWTPKPEQILILESIFNSGMVNPPKDETVRIRKLLEKFGTVGDANVFYWFQNRRSRSRRRQRQMQASLVEQRNNLQNNNMQQQLLEGAPAAASAIPCDQAQGHPNLAAAISMGFGSSSSPSYLAGSSSSCGVGQQGLDGYFSLSPQMGYPGIDQSFAASSLVYPPVAPNLNYQSGYITVFINGIATELQGGLIDMKTMFGEDVMLVHSSGVPVPTNEFGFLMQSLQHGESYILVPKAPQE is encoded by the exons ATGGAAGATCATCAGGGGCAGAAGGACCCCAACACCAAAAACAACAACGCTCCAAGCCCCCACCATGGCTGCAGCTCCGAGAAGAGTGAACCGGTTAGGTCAAGGTGGACTCCAAAGCCAGAACAAATCCTCATCCTTGAGTCCATCTTCAACAGCGGCATGGTGAACCCACCAAAAGATGAAACCGTCAGAATAAGGAAGCTCCTTGAGAAATTCGGCACCGTCGGTGACGCCAACGTGTTTTACTGGTTCCAGAACCGCCGCTCCCGATCTCGCCGCCGCCAGCGCCAGATGCAAGCCTCCCTTGTTGAGCAGAGAAACAACCTGCAGAACAACAACATGCAGCAGCAGCTTCTTGAAGGTGCACCAGCTGCAGCAAGTGCTATTCCTTGTGATCAAGCTCAGGGTCATCCCAACCTTGCTGCTGCAATTTCCATGGGTTTtggttcttcctcttctccatCTTATCTTGCTGGTTCCTCTTCATCTTGTGGTGTTGGCCAACAAGGCTTGGATGGTTACTTCTCACTTTCTCCTCAAATGGGTTACCCGGGAATTGATCAAAGTTTTGCTGCATCATCTCTTGTGTATCCTCCTGTTGCTCCTAACTTGAACTACCAATCTG GATACATCACGGTGTTTATCAATGGGATTGCAACAGAGCTTCAAGGGGGGCTAATAGACATGAAAACTATGTTTGGGGAAGATGTGATGTTAGTTCATTCCTCTGGAGTTCCTGTTCCCACAAATGAATTTGGGTTCTTGATGCAAAGCTTGCAGCATGGTGAAAGCTACATTCTG GTCCCGAAGGCACCACAAGAATGA